A single region of the Leptodactylus fuscus isolate aLepFus1 chromosome 5, aLepFus1.hap2, whole genome shotgun sequence genome encodes:
- the LOC142202292 gene encoding olfactory receptor 5G9-like yields the protein QEKNQTVVTEFILLGFQISQNLRIFLFCLLLVVYCGTICGNLLIITLVSTSKNLHTPMYFFISQLSISDLILATVIAPNLLRILLNNGGAITYIDCITQQFFFGAAEGLECFFLTVMSYDRYVAICNPLRYSTIMTSRHCVTLAIICWLFGFSIIFVDLITAANLDFCGPNVIDHFFCDIVPLIELSCSDIFFVHLEIYVVGIPIVLIPTTIIILSYTFIVRAVLRIPSSTGRQKVFSTCSSHLIVVSIFYWSIFSVYVVPTKGFTLTMSKILSLLYTVFTPFVNPIIYSLRNKDIKKAVQGKFHKSVTW from the coding sequence CAGGAGAAGAATCAGACTGTGGTCACTGAGTTTATCCTTTTAGGATTTCAAATCAGTCAAAATTTAAGAATCTTCCTGTTTTGTCTTCTCCTGGTGGTTTACTGTgggacaatatgtgggaacctcctgatcatcaccctggtgtccaccagcaagaacctccacaccccaatgtacttcttcatctcacaactctccatcagtgacctGATATTAGCAACCGTTATTGCCCCTAACTTGCTCCGGATCCTACTGAATAATGGGGGGGCCATTACTTATATTGATTGTATCACTCAACAGTTTTTCTTTGGTGCCGCAGAAGGTTTAGAATGTTTCTTTCTCACGGTGATGTCTTacgacagatatgtggccatctgtaatcctctcCGTTACTCCACCATCATGACAAGTAGACATTGTGTGACATTGGCCATCATTTGTTGGTTGTTTGGGTTTTCTATTATTTTTGTAGACCTCATAACAGCAGCAAATCTAGACTTTTGTGGCCCAAATGTTATTGACCATTTCTTTTGTGACATTGTCCCCTTAATAGAACTTTCATGTTCTGACATCTTTTTTGTTCACTTAGAGATTTACGTAGTAGGCATTCCCATTGTCCTCATCCCAACCACCATCATTATATTATCTTATACTTTTATAGTtcgggcagtcttaaggatcccatccagtactggtagacagaaagtcttctccacctgtagctcccacctcattgtggtctccatattctactggTCTATATTCAGTGTTTATGTCGTTCCAACCAAAGGCTTCACACTTACCATGagtaagatcctctccctgctatatactgtgtttactccatttgtcaaccccattatatacagtctgaggaataaagatATTAAGAAAGCCGTACAGGGAAAATTTCATAAGAGTGTGACCTGGTAA
- the LOC142202293 gene encoding olfactory receptor 1500-like, translated as MSDKNNLTAVTEFFLLGFQINKSLRIFLFCLFFVIYCGTIYGNLLIITLVSTSKILHTPMYFFISQLSISDILLTTDIVPNLLHVLLNNGGTITFIGCMTQFYFLCAPEVFDCFILAVMSYDRYVAICIPLRYSTIMTSGHCVILSIACWLFGFTSILIFFLKMAELFFCGSNIIDHFYCDVVPFLELACSDTFTIQLEIYIMGIPNIFIPTTIIVVSYTYIVRAVLRISSSTGRQKAFSTCSSHLIVVSIFYWTLFSVYMVPTKGQTVTMNKILSLLYTVFTPLVNPIIYSLRNRDIRKAIHGKLHNHVIW; from the exons ATGTCTGAT AAGAACAATCTGACGGCCGTCACTGAGTTTTTCCTTTTAGGATTTCAAATCAACAAAAGTTTAAGAATTTTCCTGTTTTGTCTTTTCTTTGTGATTTACTGCGGGACAATATATggaaacctcctgatcatcaccctggtgtccaccagtaagatcctccacaccccaatgtacttcttcatctcacaactctccatcagtgacatcttattgaccacagatattgtccccaacTTGCTCCACGTCCTACTGAATAATGGGGGGACCATTACATTTATTGGTTGTATGactcagttttattttttatgtgcccCAGAAGTATTTGATTGTTTTATACTCGccgtgatgtcctatgacagatatgtggccatttGTATTCCTCTTCGCTACTCCACCATCATGACCAGTGGACATTGTGTGATATTGTCCATAGCTTGCTGGCTTTTTGGATTTACTAGCATTCTAATTTTCTTTCTAAAAATGGCAGAGCTCTTTTTTTGTGGTTcaaatatcattgaccatttttATTGTGATGTTGTCCCTTTCCTAGAACTTGCCTGTTCTGATACATTTACTATCCAGTTGGAAATTTATATAATGGGGATTCCAAATATCTTCATCCCAACCACCatcattgtagtgtcttatacttATATTGTtcgggcagtcttaaggatctcatccagtactggtagacagaaagccttctccacctgtagctcccacctcattgtggtctccatattctactggaCTCTGTTCAGTGTTTATATGGTCCCAACAAAGGGACAAACAGTCACCATGAATAAGATCCTCTccctactatatactgtgttcactCCATtggtcaaccccattatatacagtctaagAAATAGAGACATCAGGAAAGCCATACACGGTAAACTTCACAACCACGTCATCTGGTAA